Part of the Aggregatilinea lenta genome, TTCGTATTCGTTGTCGGGATCTACACAGTCGGTGATGATGACTTCGCGCAGGTTGTAGCGCTGGCGAACCTGTTCTTCGAGGTCGGCATACACTCCGGCGGGCAGGCTGACCGTTGTCCGCACGATCTTTTCGTCAATCGCGCGCTTGAGCAACCGCGAGATTGTCGCCTGGGACAGCGCGAGACGACCGCCAATGTCCTTCTGGGTGAGGCCCTCGACATGATAAAGATGGGCCACTTTTGCCATCAAACGAAGTTCTTCAATTTGCGCCATTTGAATATTTATTCTTATATCAATTTATATTCACAACTATAGCTTACAAGGTTCTCTGACCCTTGTCAATCACTTTTCATCCGTTTGGAGTCGCCACAGGCGGAACATGGGAGAGGCGGGATAAAATCAGGGGATAGGATAGTGTCGACGGTACGGCATTCAGCCCGACGACGCAGCAGACAAGGGAGCAAACGATGACCTATCACGCGTTCGATGTGGGAAAGTTCCGGTGTGTCGTAGTACCCGATGGCCGCAGCGAGCTACCGGCCATGGAAATCGCGGCAGTGTTTCCGCCTGAATACCGGGACGAGATCCTGGCATCACAGCCAGCGCGGGAGTTCGATCTGAACTGCCTTTTGGTCGAGAGTGAGGACCAGTTGATCCTGTTTGATACCGGTAAGGGCACGCTCGATCCCGATCATTCACCTCAACTGCTCACCAACCTGAGCGAGGCAGGTGTGACGCCAGCGGATATCGACATCGTAGTACTCACGCATGGGCACGGCGATCATATTGGCGGCGTGGTCGACGACGCGGGGCGGCTGGCGTTCCCACAAGCGCGCCACCTGATGACGCGCCTGGATTGGGACTACTGGGTCGGCCCGGCGCTGCGCCCCAGCTCTGAGCGCTGCCTGTTCCCATTGCGCGATAGCATCACCTTCATCCAGCCGGATGATCTCATCGCGCCAGGGGTGCGCGCATTAGCAGCCCCAGGGCACACACCGGGACACATCGGCGCAGCGATCGAATCGCAAGGCGAGATGCTGATCCACGTCGTGGACGCCATCCACCATTCAGTTCAGATGGCGCACCCCGGCTGGTCGCCGCGTTTTGATGTCGATCCGGTCGTTTCTGCCCAAACGCGCCGTGCGCTGTTGGAGCGGGCCGCCACAGAACGCTGCACCCTGATGGCGTATCACTTCGGGTTTCCAGGGCTGGGAACCGTCCGCGCACAGGGGGAGGGCTTCGTGTTTGCGCCCGTAGCTTAACGTCCTGATGGCTGCGTTAACGCATTCCAGGAGTTCACGTCAGTTTTTTGGAAGACGCGCAGGCGACGAAGTGCCGTCCGCGCTAAGGACGCCTAGTCCTCGGGTTCCGCCGGGTCCACGGCGAGCAGCGTGCCTTCGAACATCGCCTGCACGACGTCATCCGCCGTAATGCTACCCAGGAACAGAGACAGATCCAGCAGCTTCAGCGCCGCGAGCACATCCGCAGGGTGATACTTGACGCCGATCAGATTGGAAACCAGGCCGTCCAACGACACCAGCCCCATGAAATCGCCGGAGATCACGCACTCCGCGATCGTGCCGCCTTTCACGTCCAGGCAGATGTCCAGCTTGCCGCCGGGGAAGCGCTT contains:
- a CDS encoding MBL fold metallo-hydrolase; the protein is MTYHAFDVGKFRCVVVPDGRSELPAMEIAAVFPPEYRDEILASQPAREFDLNCLLVESEDQLILFDTGKGTLDPDHSPQLLTNLSEAGVTPADIDIVVLTHGHGDHIGGVVDDAGRLAFPQARHLMTRLDWDYWVGPALRPSSERCLFPLRDSITFIQPDDLIAPGVRALAAPGHTPGHIGAAIESQGEMLIHVVDAIHHSVQMAHPGWSPRFDVDPVVSAQTRRALLERAATERCTLMAYHFGFPGLGTVRAQGEGFVFAPVA